In Spinacia oleracea cultivar Varoflay chromosome 5, BTI_SOV_V1, whole genome shotgun sequence, a single window of DNA contains:
- the LOC110790607 gene encoding L-ascorbate oxidase homolog, translating into MRSILCLSIAALLFTIVVAEDPYRFFNWNITYGDIYPLGVRQQGILINGQFPGPDIHSVTNDNLIINVFNSLDVPFLLSWNGIQNRRNSYEDGVYGTTCPIPPGRNFTYMLQVKDQIGSFYYFPSLAFHKAAGAFGGIRILSRPRIPVPFPDPSGDYTVLIGDWYKSNHTDLQNILDNGHKLPNPDGILINGRGSGATINVEQGKTYRLRISNVGLQNSLNFRIQGHKMKLVEVEGTHTLQTTFSSLDVHVGQSYSVLITADQPPRDYYIVASSRFTNPVLTTTGLLRYSNSGGSVQGKIPGGPTIQIDWSLNQARAVRSNLSASGPRPNPQGSYHYGMINTTRTIRLQNTAGQVNGKQRYAVNSVSFIPADTPLKLADYFKIGGVFSVGSIPSNPTGSGIYLATSVMGADYRNFIEIVFENTEDIVQSWHLDGYSFFVVGLDGGTWSAASRNQYNLRDAPFRCTTQVYPNSWTAIYLPLDNVGMWNLRSEFWARQYLGQQFYLRVYTPSTSLRDEYPIPRNALTCGRAAGRRTRPLV; encoded by the exons ATGCGTTCGATTTTGTGTTTGAGCATTGCTGCTCTGTTATTCACCATTGTTGTTGCAGAAGATCCTTACAGATTCTTCAACTGGAATATCACTTATGGCGACATTTACCCTCTTGGTGTTCGCCAACAG gGTATTTTGATTAATGGGCAGTTTCCAGGTCCAGATATTCATTCAGTTACTAACGATaatctcatcatcaatgtcttCAATAGTCTTGACGTTCCTTTCCTTCTTTCATG GAATGGAATTCAGAACAGGAGGAACTCCTATGAAGACGGTGTGTATGGAACAACTTGCCCAATTCCCCCAGGAAGGAACTTCACTTACATGCTCCAAGTTAAAGATCAAATTGGTAGTTTCTATTACTTCCCTTCTCTCGCATTCCATAAGGCTGCTGGTGCATTCGGAGGCATCAGAATCCTTAGCAGGCCCAGGATTCCTGTTCCTTTCCCTGACCCTTCTGGTGACTACACTGTTCTCATTGGTGATTGGTACAAGTCTAACCACACT GATTTGCAAAATATCCTTGACAATGGTCACAAGCTTCCTAACCCTGATGGAATCTTGATTAATGGCCGGGGAAGTGGTGCTACAATCAATGTAGAGCAAG GGAAGACTTACAGACTGAGGATCTCCAATGTGGGCTTGCAGAACTCACTCAACTTCCGTATTCAAGGCCACAAGATGAAGCTTGTGGAAGTTGAAGGAACCCACACCCTTCAAACCACCTTCTCCTCACTTGACGTCCATGTAGGACAGTCCTACTCTGTGCTCATCACTGCTGATCAACCACCTAGGGACTACTACATTGTAGCTTCATCCCGTTTCACCAATCCTGTACTTACAACAACCGGTCTCCTTCGCTATTCCAACTCTGGAGGCTCGGTCCAAGGCAAAATCCCTGGCGGTCCCACAATCCAGATTGACTGGTCCTTAAATCAAGCCCGTGCTGTGAGGAGCAATCTTAGTGCAAGTGGACCAAGGCCAAACCCACAAGGGTCTTACCATTATGGTATGATAAACACTACTAGGACTATTAGGTTACAGAATACTGCAGGACAAGTAAATGGGAAGCAGAGGTATGCTGTTAACAGTGTGTCATTCATTCCTGCTGATACTCCCCTTAAGCTAGCAGATTACTTTAAGATTGGTGGAGTTTTTAGTGTGGGGAGCATCCCCTCCAACCCCACTGGCTCAGGGATCTACCTTGCTACTTCTGTCATGGGTGCTGACTACAGAAACTTCATTGAGATTGTTTTTGAGAACACTGAAGATATAGTTCAGAGCTGGCATCTAGATGGTTACAGCTTCTTTGTTGTTGG ATTGGATGGGGGAACATGGTCAGCAGCCAGCAGAAACCAGTACAATCTTCGTGATGCACCTTTCCGTTGCACCACACAA GTGTATCCAAATTCATGGACCGCGATCTATTTGCCACTGGACAATGTGGGTATGTGGAATCTGAGGTCAGAGTTTTGGGCGAGGCAGTACTTAGGACAACAATTCTACCTCAGAGTGTATACACCATCAACGTCTCTAAGGGATGAGTATCCAATTCCCAGAAATGCTCTTACCTGTGGAAGAGCAGCAGGCAGGCGCACAAGGCCTTTAGTTTAG